Within the Catalinimonas niigatensis genome, the region TGGTGGATTTGGCGGTCGAGGAAAAGCTAAGGCGCTCTATGAAAAGCGGAAAAGTAGAAGTCATAGAGACAAATGATCTTCTGGCACAATGCAAGAAAGTTCGTCCCAGTACCAGGGAATGGTTTAACACTGCTAAAAACTACGCGCTCTACGCCAATGTATCCGGCCTCTACGATGATATTATCTCCTATCTAAAGCTGTAATTATGCTTATCGAACATATTTCCAAAATTTATCTGCTTATTGAAAGGGACAAGCTGGACATTGCCCAGCAAAAAATAACGGAAACCCTGACAGAATTTCCAGATTCGGAAGACTTGTATATTTTACAGGCAGAGCTTTATCTCAAAAAAGACGAAAACAAACGAGCATTAGAAGCGGCAGAAAGAGCCATTGGCCTGAATCCGGAAAATGAAGAAGCATACTACATACAATCCAGGGCTTTTATCGCCTTTGAAGAGCACAAAAAAGCCCATCAAGCTATTGATAAGGCTTTGGTCCTGAACCCTTATGCAGCAGCTTACTATGCAGTCAAAGCACTTATCCTGCTGGATACCAAAAAGCATCAGGAAGCCATTGAATGGGCTCAAAAAGGTTTAGAAATTGCTCCGGATCACCTTTTGTGTAACAATGTGCTCTCCCTGGCACAAAACAAAGCAGGACAGAGAGAAGAAGCCTATGAACGACTGGAGTATATGCTGGCCGAAGACCCAGAAGATTCTTTCACTCAGGCCAATATGGGTTATCACTTTCTGGCCAAGGGCGATATCAAAAAAGCCAAAGAACATTTTTCCGTGGCTTTAAGGCAAGACCCTACCAATGAGTTTATTCGTTCAGGCATGATGGAAGCCATCAAGTCTACCAACTGGCTGTATCGTAAATTCTTACATTATTCGCTATGGATAGAGAAAATCGGAAGGAAGAATAAGTTTGCCCTCTACATCGGAATCATCATCCTGGTAAACGTAGTACCCTTCTTATTGCCTTTTTATTTATTGCTGATCTTATGGAGTTGGTTTGCTGGTCCGCTGAGTGATGTTATCTTGTACTTTGACCGTTACGGAGGAGACCTGATGACCAAAGAAAATCATCGGCTTACCAAAATCAATATTTGTATACTCCTGATTGCTGTATTCTGTGGGCTCCTTGCTTTCCTGGTAGATAGCAGCTTCTTCGGATTGGCTTTTGCATTAGTCCTTTCCATTGTACCCATTTACCTGATTGACTCCAGCGTGAAGCCCAAAAAACGCATCACAATGTCTGTATTCGCCTGCTCATTTACAGGATTGGGGCTTTGGGGCGTATATTCATCATATATCACCGACGGAAGTGCCGGATTAGCCTGGGGTGCATTGCTATTTGCTGTAGTGGCTTTCTCCTGGGTAGCTTCATTGATGGAATAAAGACATTGTGTTCACCGGCATTAAAGTACTTTAGCAATTTATGTTTCACATAGTCAAGCGAACTCTTGGGTCTTAAAACCTGTCAGAGCCAAAAATTGCCATGCATTTAAAAATATATGGATAAAATAAGCCTTATTTGATAGAAACAATACTTTATAAATATAGAAAAAGTCTAAAGTTATAAGCTATCTCTCTTCTTCATAATGAAAAAGTTATTTTGTTTTAAAATTTACAATAACTCGGTATTTTTTTTATCTATAGTGTACACTCTTATATATTAATGGTGCAATTTGTCATAAAGATGCTTAATTAAGATATATCTAAGCCAGCACATCATGGATTACATGTCCGTGTACATCGGTTAAACGGATGTCACGACCGCCAAAGTGGAATGTTAGTTGCTCATGGTTCACACCCAGTAAATGTAGCATGGTCGCGTGCAGGTCATGTATGCTGACTTTGTTTTCTGCTACCCGGTAGCCGTATTCATCAGTACTACCGAAAATTGTTCCTCCTTTAATTCCTGCTCCGGCCATCCACATGCTGAAGGCAGAAGGATTATGGTCGCGTCCGTTGGTGCCTTGGGCAAAAGGCGTTCTGCCAAACTCTCCTGTCCAGATCACCAGGGTTTCATCCAGCAGGCCCCGGCCTTTGAGGTCTTTGAGCAGACCGGCAATGGGCTGGTCTACTGCATGGGCATTGCGTTCATGTCCATCTTTGAGATCATCATGCTGATCCCAGCGGTCGGCGTTTACACTGGGGCAGGTCAGTTCTATAAAGCGGACACCGCGCTCTACCAGCCGCCGGGCTAGGAGGCACTGGGCAGCATAGCCGCGGGTATGCGGATCATCTGATTCAAAACCGTAGAGCTTTTTGGTAGCTTTACTTTCTGTAGCAAACGCTGTCAGTTCGGGTACAGAGGCTTGCATGCGATAGGCCAGTTCGTAGTTGGAAATCGCTGATTCTACTGCATCGGCATGGCCTAATTTTCCCATCAGACTCTGGTCCATCTGTTTGATATACGCCAGCTTTTGATCTTGTATGTGCTTGTCTTCCAGCGGTTGGACATTGGCTAGGGGCACTGCCTGTCCTTTCAGTACCGAGGCTTGATAAGAGGCGGGCAGGAAGCCACTGTTAAAATTATCCAGTCCTCCGGGTGGCACTAGTCCTCCATCCAGCACCACATAGCCGGGTAGGTTATCATTTTCAGAGCCTAAGCCATAAGTGACCCAGGCACCCATACTGGGGCGCCCCTGCAAGCCGCTTCCGGTATGCAGAAAGTAATTGGCGTTGGTGTGTTCCGGAAACTCAGAAGTCATGGAGCGGATCAGGGCAATGTCATCTACACAGCTGGCGATGTGGGGAAATAATTCACTAACCGGCATACCACATTCTCCGTACTGTTTAAAATCCCAGGGGCTCTTCAAAATCCTGCCAATATTGTCAAACTGGGTAGCGTCTACTTTGAATTTTTTGTAAGGATCTTCTCCATTTTCCTGGGCAAGGCGGGGTTTAGGGTCAAAAGAATCTACCTGGGAGACACCTCCATCCATATAGAGAAAAATTACATGCTTGGCTTTGGGAATAAAGTGAGGTGAGAAGGGCGTTGGTTCCAGAGCAGAAGACATACTTTCTATTTTGGAACAAGCGGTTCCTAGTCCGCCAAAGAGACTGAAGAAGGCCAGTGAGCCAAACCCACTTCGGCAAGTGCCCAGCATCTGCCTGCGACTTAAGGGACGGTGGATGATATGTTTGTTATTTCCCATAGCTCAGATCAGGTAAATAAATTCTTTCATGTTAAAAATGGTGTGGCAGTAGTCTTTCCATACATCAACCGACTCCAGCACATCGTCTTGCTGGATTTGGTAGAGCTGTGCCTGATTCTTGATAAATGCGCGGGCTTGCGCCACTTCCTCTTCCCTGGCAGTCCGGGCAAAAGACCAGGCATAAATCCATTGTATGCGTTCTTCCAGACTTAATTCTTTTTGTGTAATTACTCTTTTGGCCATTACCTCTGCCTGTGCTGCCACAAAAGGATCATTCATCAGCATCAGGGATTGTGCCGGTACATTGGTAGTATTTCTTTTTCCGAAAGTGGAGAAAGGAATAGGCCGGTCAAAAGCCAGCATCATGGGCGACAGAAAGTTTCTCCTTACTTCTACATAGATACTGCGACGTCCATCACCATCCAGCGGGCCAGAAGCTTGTGGCCTGCCACGGCCCTGCATAAAATCCGTAAGGTGTACCGCTACGGAAGGACCGTACATGCTGGAATCCAGGCTACCGGAGGCAACAAGCATCCCATCCCGGATCGCTTCAGCTTCCAGGCGACGCAGGGGAAATCCCGCCAGCCAGAGGTCTTCCGGGTCTTTCTTTTGCAGGGCTTCGTCGTCAACCACTGCTCTTCTGAAAGTGTTGGACATCACGATATACTTCACCATTTTTTTGAGGGAGCCGCCTTCTTCCTGGAAGTTGATGGCCAGAAAATCCAGCAGTTCAGGATGGGTAGGAAGCTTGCCCTGTAAGCCAAAATTATCCACGGTTTCTACAATACCCTTACCAAAAAGGTAATGCCATATGCGGTTGACCATCACCCGATAGGTGAGTGGGTTTTCAGGGCTGATGATAGACTCTGCCAGTTCTTTTCTTCCGCTTCCCTGAGATCTGAACACTGAGTCTTTGGTAGGCACACTGCTGAGAAAACGACGGTGGACTACTTCCTCGGAAGGGTTCAAAGGATTTCCCCTGATGAAAACCGGACTGTTGATCTCAAAGCCATCCGTAATACCTGTGAAGTAGGAAGAATCTGTAAAACGTCGAGACAGTTGTTGCTCTAACTGAT harbors:
- a CDS encoding tetratricopeptide repeat protein yields the protein MLIEHISKIYLLIERDKLDIAQQKITETLTEFPDSEDLYILQAELYLKKDENKRALEAAERAIGLNPENEEAYYIQSRAFIAFEEHKKAHQAIDKALVLNPYAAAYYAVKALILLDTKKHQEAIEWAQKGLEIAPDHLLCNNVLSLAQNKAGQREEAYERLEYMLAEDPEDSFTQANMGYHFLAKGDIKKAKEHFSVALRQDPTNEFIRSGMMEAIKSTNWLYRKFLHYSLWIEKIGRKNKFALYIGIIILVNVVPFLLPFYLLLILWSWFAGPLSDVILYFDRYGGDLMTKENHRLTKINICILLIAVFCGLLAFLVDSSFFGLAFALVLSIVPIYLIDSSVKPKKRITMSVFACSFTGLGLWGVYSSYITDGSAGLAWGALLFAVVAFSWVASLME
- a CDS encoding DUF1501 domain-containing protein, with the translated sequence MGNNKHIIHRPLSRRQMLGTCRSGFGSLAFFSLFGGLGTACSKIESMSSALEPTPFSPHFIPKAKHVIFLYMDGGVSQVDSFDPKPRLAQENGEDPYKKFKVDATQFDNIGRILKSPWDFKQYGECGMPVSELFPHIASCVDDIALIRSMTSEFPEHTNANYFLHTGSGLQGRPSMGAWVTYGLGSENDNLPGYVVLDGGLVPPGGLDNFNSGFLPASYQASVLKGQAVPLANVQPLEDKHIQDQKLAYIKQMDQSLMGKLGHADAVESAISNYELAYRMQASVPELTAFATESKATKKLYGFESDDPHTRGYAAQCLLARRLVERGVRFIELTCPSVNADRWDQHDDLKDGHERNAHAVDQPIAGLLKDLKGRGLLDETLVIWTGEFGRTPFAQGTNGRDHNPSAFSMWMAGAGIKGGTIFGSTDEYGYRVAENKVSIHDLHATMLHLLGVNHEQLTFHFGGRDIRLTDVHGHVIHDVLA